From the genome of Sulfitobacter sp. DSM 110093, one region includes:
- a CDS encoding sugar ABC transporter permease, with amino-acid sequence MATQHSRSAARLMMAPAVVLLLGWMLIPLTMTLYFSFKKYLPMRGGDLGWVGFDNYVRFVTSSAFWPSVMTTLIIVGGVLAITVGLGILLAILLNQPMWGQGFVRILVIAPFFVMPTVSALVWKNMFMDPNYGLFAHLWEFFGATPVQWMSQASLSSIVIIVSWQWLPFATLILLTAIQSLDREQLDAAEMDGAPATKRFAYITLPHLGRAITVVILIQTIFLLSIFAEIFVTTGGAFGTKTLTYLIFQRVLESQNIGLGSAGGVYAIILANIVAIFLMRIVGKNLDA; translated from the coding sequence ATGGCTACCCAACATTCCCGATCAGCGGCACGCCTGATGATGGCCCCTGCGGTGGTCTTGCTCCTTGGATGGATGCTCATCCCGCTGACCATGACGCTCTATTTTTCCTTCAAGAAATACCTGCCGATGCGCGGCGGTGATCTGGGCTGGGTGGGGTTCGACAACTACGTACGTTTCGTCACCTCGAGCGCCTTCTGGCCCTCGGTGATGACCACGCTGATTATCGTCGGCGGTGTGCTGGCGATCACGGTTGGCTTGGGCATCTTGCTCGCCATCCTGTTGAACCAGCCGATGTGGGGGCAGGGCTTTGTCCGCATCCTCGTTATCGCGCCCTTCTTTGTTATGCCCACCGTTTCGGCGCTGGTGTGGAAGAACATGTTCATGGACCCAAACTATGGCCTGTTCGCGCATCTGTGGGAGTTCTTCGGCGCGACCCCGGTGCAATGGATGAGCCAAGCGTCGCTGTCGTCTATCGTAATCATCGTATCGTGGCAGTGGCTGCCCTTTGCGACGCTGATCCTGCTGACCGCGATCCAATCGCTCGACCGCGAGCAGCTGGACGCCGCCGAGATGGACGGCGCCCCCGCCACCAAACGTTTCGCCTATATCACCCTGCCGCATCTGGGCCGCGCGATCACCGTGGTGATCTTGATCCAGACGATCTTTCTCTTGTCGATCTTTGCGGAGATTTTCGTGACCACAGGCGGTGCCTTTGGGACCAAAACACTGACCTATCTCATCTTCCAGCGGGTGCTGGAAAGCCAGAACATCGGCCTCGGATCGGCAGGCGGTGTCTATGCAATCATTCTCGCCAACATCGTTGCCATCTTCCTGATGCGCATCGTCGGCAAGAACCTGGACGCCTGA
- a CDS encoding carbohydrate kinase, with the protein MILCCGEALIDMIPTPTKAGPDGFVPHAGGAVFNTAIALGRLGAQVGMLSGLSSDMFGRQLVDGLKASHVDVSHVVLSDRPTTLAFVRLVGGHATYDFYDENSAGRMITPADMPALSSEVSALYFGGISLACEPGADAYADLLARNAEGRAVMVDPNIRPGFIKDIERYRQRLDLMLALSDIVKVSDEDLNWINPAPLSLRDKVAELLAKGPSVVILTRGGEGATGYLANGEEVHVPAVKAEIVDTVGAGDTFNAGVLAKMSELGQLHKSALGSLAPEVLTEALAYGARVAAVTVSRAGANPPWVEEI; encoded by the coding sequence ATGATTCTTTGCTGCGGAGAAGCCCTGATCGATATGATCCCGACCCCGACCAAGGCGGGCCCCGATGGCTTTGTGCCCCATGCGGGCGGGGCGGTGTTCAACACGGCCATCGCCTTGGGGCGGCTCGGCGCGCAGGTCGGTATGCTGTCGGGCCTGTCGTCTGACATGTTCGGGCGGCAGTTGGTCGATGGGCTGAAGGCAAGCCATGTGGATGTGTCCCATGTCGTCCTGTCCGACCGTCCGACGACGCTGGCCTTTGTTCGGCTGGTCGGCGGCCATGCAACCTATGATTTCTATGATGAAAACTCGGCAGGGCGGATGATCACACCCGCGGATATGCCCGCCCTCTCGAGCGAGGTCTCGGCGCTTTATTTTGGTGGGATCAGTCTGGCCTGCGAGCCGGGGGCGGATGCCTATGCAGACCTGCTGGCGCGCAACGCCGAAGGCCGTGCGGTGATGGTCGACCCCAACATCCGCCCCGGTTTCATCAAGGATATCGAACGCTACCGTCAAAGGCTCGACCTGATGCTGGCGCTCTCGGATATCGTGAAGGTCTCGGACGAGGATTTGAACTGGATCAACCCCGCGCCCCTGTCGCTGCGCGATAAGGTGGCCGAGTTGTTGGCCAAGGGGCCGTCGGTTGTCATCCTGACCCGCGGGGGCGAGGGGGCAACGGGCTATCTGGCAAATGGCGAAGAGGTGCACGTCCCCGCCGTGAAAGCCGAAATCGTCGATACGGTGGGGGCGGGTGATACCTTTAACGCAGGCGTTTTGGCCAAGATGTCCGAGCTGGGGCAACTGCATAAATCCGCCCTCGGCAGCCTTGCGCCCGAGGTGCTGACCGAAGCGCTCGCCTATGGCGCGCGCGTTGCCGCCGTGACCGTCTCGCGTGCGGGGGCGAACCCGCCTTGGGTAGAGGAAATATGA
- a CDS encoding ROK family transcriptional regulator produces the protein MRAHNERLVLSLIRRSGPTSKAEIARLTGLSAQTVSVIMRALEADGLLRKGARVRGRVGQPSVPISLNPEGAFFLGLKLGRRSVELILTDFQGQVTRQSSEVYDHPSPAAVMKFATLALRNTLASLCADQLARVAGLGVALPFGMWEWEVASGDLSAWRDFDIAAALAEVVKMPIYLCNDTSAACGAELVFGAQDKPRDFLYFYIGYFVGGGLVLDSKLYTGKSGNAGALGSMPLAGAAGPQLVDVASLATLEAMLHDAGETRRGSWSDPAAWSFSENIFEQWLDGAADALGQAIRAAASLIDFDTVMIDGSLPATVRAAIVARCRRYLAAQPLPGVTLPELREGTVGSVARALGAASLPLSDRFLVDRDAFLKG, from the coding sequence ATGCGGGCGCATAACGAACGGCTTGTCCTGTCGCTTATCCGCCGTAGTGGTCCGACCTCAAAGGCTGAGATCGCCCGTCTGACTGGCCTATCCGCGCAGACCGTTTCTGTCATTATGCGTGCGCTCGAAGCGGATGGGCTTCTGAGAAAAGGCGCGCGAGTGCGGGGTCGGGTGGGGCAGCCTTCGGTGCCGATCAGTCTTAATCCAGAGGGGGCGTTCTTTCTGGGATTAAAGCTGGGGCGGCGTAGCGTAGAGCTGATCTTGACCGATTTTCAGGGCCAAGTGACGCGCCAAAGCAGCGAGGTTTATGACCATCCAAGCCCCGCCGCCGTTATGAAATTTGCAACGCTTGCCTTGCGGAACACGCTTGCGTCGCTGTGCGCCGATCAACTGGCGCGCGTTGCGGGCTTGGGCGTTGCGCTACCCTTTGGCATGTGGGAGTGGGAGGTCGCCAGCGGCGATCTAAGCGCTTGGCGTGATTTTGATATCGCAGCGGCTTTGGCTGAGGTGGTTAAGATGCCGATCTACCTGTGTAATGACACCTCTGCGGCTTGCGGGGCGGAATTGGTCTTTGGTGCACAGGACAAGCCACGCGATTTTTTGTATTTTTACATCGGCTATTTCGTTGGCGGCGGGCTGGTGTTGGACAGCAAGCTTTACACTGGCAAGAGCGGCAATGCGGGGGCGCTCGGCTCCATGCCGCTGGCCGGAGCCGCAGGGCCGCAGTTGGTTGACGTTGCCTCTTTGGCGACATTAGAGGCGATGCTGCACGATGCTGGAGAGACGCGCCGCGGCAGTTGGAGCGACCCGGCGGCTTGGAGCTTTTCCGAGAATATTTTTGAACAATGGCTTGATGGCGCCGCCGATGCCTTGGGGCAGGCGATCCGAGCAGCTGCTAGTCTTATTGATTTCGATACAGTGATGATTGACGGTTCTTTGCCTGCAACGGTCCGCGCGGCCATCGTTGCGCGCTGCCGTCGCTATCTAGCCGCGCAGCCCCTACCGGGGGTGACCCTTCCCGAGTTGCGCGAAGGCACCGTCGGCAGTGTCGCCCGCGCGCTCGGCGCGGCGAGCCTGCCGCTTTCTGACCGTTTCCTCGTCGACCGCGACGCATTCTTGAAAGGCTGA
- the eda gene encoding bifunctional 4-hydroxy-2-oxoglutarate aldolase/2-dehydro-3-deoxy-phosphogluconate aldolase: MTLSAKDASRRTREICALAPIVPVLVIEDVAHARPLAEALVAGGLPALEVTLRTPAALDAIAAMAEVAGGHVGAGTLITPEDVRAAKRAGATFGVSPGATDALIAACEEEDLPLLAGAATATEAMRLLERGYDMLKFFPAEASGGAPALKAIGAPLPQITFCPTGGVSPDNVESYLSLPNVLCAGGSWVAPKKLIDAQDWAAIEALARAAAQSGKQAG, encoded by the coding sequence ATGACCCTTTCTGCAAAAGACGCCAGCCGTCGCACCCGAGAAATCTGTGCGCTTGCGCCGATCGTGCCCGTGCTGGTGATCGAAGATGTCGCCCACGCCCGGCCACTGGCCGAGGCGCTGGTCGCCGGAGGGTTGCCTGCGTTGGAAGTGACCCTGCGCACGCCTGCCGCACTTGATGCGATTGCAGCCATGGCAGAGGTCGCGGGCGGTCATGTGGGCGCGGGAACCCTGATCACCCCCGAAGATGTGCGGGCGGCGAAACGGGCGGGGGCGACCTTTGGCGTTTCACCCGGTGCCACCGACGCGCTGATCGCCGCTTGCGAAGAAGAAGACCTGCCACTGCTGGCCGGTGCCGCCACGGCGACCGAGGCGATGCGGCTTCTGGAACGTGGCTATGACATGCTGAAATTCTTTCCTGCCGAAGCCTCGGGCGGAGCGCCCGCACTGAAAGCCATCGGCGCGCCGTTGCCTCAGATCACTTTCTGTCCGACTGGCGGTGTCAGCCCCGATAATGTTGAAAGCTACTTGAGCCTGCCCAATGTGCTCTGCGCGGGCGGCAGCTGGGTGGCTCCGAAAAAGCTGATCGACGCACAGGATTGGGCTGCCATCGAAGCGCTTGCCCGCGCGGCGGCGCAATCAGGCAAGCAGGCCGGATAA
- a CDS encoding carbohydrate ABC transporter permease: MARAVTRQRKIVNTALAWGIGFLIFFPILWTILTSFKTEAQAIADPPIFLGFDWTLANYEAVLERSNYGRFLWNSIIIAGGSTVLGILIAVPAAWSMAFVPGKRTKDILLWMLSTKMLPAVGVLYPIYLLCIQFGVLDSKIALVIILMLINLPIIVWMLYTYFREIPGEILEAARMDGASLREEVLYVLTPMAIPGIASTLLLNFILAWNEAFWTLNLTAAKAAPLTAFIASYSSPEGLFYAKLSAASTMAIAPILILGWFSQKQLVSGLTFGAVK, encoded by the coding sequence ATGGCACGCGCAGTCACCAGACAACGCAAGATCGTCAACACGGCCCTCGCATGGGGCATCGGTTTCCTGATCTTCTTCCCCATTCTTTGGACCATCCTCACCAGCTTCAAGACCGAAGCGCAGGCCATCGCCGATCCGCCGATCTTCCTCGGCTTTGATTGGACGCTGGCCAACTACGAGGCGGTTCTGGAGCGGTCCAACTACGGGCGGTTCTTGTGGAACTCGATCATCATCGCCGGGGGCTCAACCGTCCTTGGCATCCTGATCGCGGTGCCCGCCGCATGGTCGATGGCCTTTGTGCCCGGCAAGCGGACCAAGGATATCCTGCTTTGGATGCTCTCGACCAAGATGCTGCCAGCGGTCGGCGTGCTCTACCCGATCTACCTGCTCTGCATCCAGTTTGGGGTACTCGACAGCAAGATCGCTTTGGTCATCATCTTGATGCTCATCAACCTGCCGATCATCGTCTGGATGCTTTATACCTACTTCCGCGAAATCCCCGGCGAGATCTTGGAAGCGGCACGGATGGATGGGGCAAGCCTGCGTGAAGAGGTGCTTTACGTCCTCACGCCCATGGCGATCCCCGGCATTGCCTCCACCTTGCTGCTGAACTTCATCCTCGCATGGAACGAAGCCTTCTGGACGCTCAACCTCACCGCGGCCAAAGCGGCACCGCTCACGGCCTTCATCGCGAGCTATTCCAGCCCCGAAGGCCTTTTCTACGCCAAGCTCAGCGCGGCCTCCACCATGGCCATCGCGCCAATCCTCATCCTCGGCTGGTTCAGCCAGAAACAACTCGTCAGCGGCCTGACTTTCGGCGCAGTCAAGTAA
- a CDS encoding sugar ABC transporter substrate-binding protein, which translates to MFSNKSLHAATALSLIMGGGAFAETITIATVNNGDMIRMQGYTDKFTEETGHEVEWVTLEENVLRQRVTTDISTKGGSFDIMTIGMYETPIWGANGWLVPLDNLSEDYDADDILPAMAGGLSHEGTLYAAPFYGESSMIMYRTDLMEKAGMEMPKDPTWEFIREAAAAMTDRENDINGICLRGKAGWGEGGALITAMSNSFGARWFDEDWNAQFDTEAWANTINFYKDLMDESGPAGYASNGFNENLSLFQQGKCGMWIDATVAASFVTNADDSTVADQVGFALAPDTGLGKRSNWLWAWALAIPAGTQKEDAAKEFIEWATSKDYIELVAENEGWANVPPGARKSLYENPEYQKVPFAQMTLDSILSADPENSTVDPTPYVGVQFAAIPEFAGIATDVSQEFSAAYAGQQTVEEALEKAQDLTNDAMEAAGYR; encoded by the coding sequence ATGTTCTCGAATAAATCATTGCACGCTGCGACGGCCCTGTCCCTGATCATGGGCGGCGGCGCTTTTGCTGAGACGATCACCATCGCCACCGTGAACAACGGCGACATGATCCGGATGCAAGGCTACACCGACAAATTCACAGAAGAGACCGGCCACGAAGTGGAGTGGGTCACGTTGGAAGAGAACGTGCTGCGCCAGCGCGTCACCACCGACATCTCGACCAAGGGCGGTTCTTTCGACATCATGACCATCGGCATGTATGAAACGCCGATCTGGGGTGCAAACGGCTGGCTGGTGCCGCTGGACAACCTGAGCGAAGACTATGACGCGGACGATATCCTGCCCGCCATGGCCGGTGGTCTGAGCCACGAAGGCACGCTTTACGCGGCACCTTTCTATGGCGAAAGCTCCATGATCATGTACCGCACTGATCTGATGGAAAAAGCCGGCATGGAAATGCCGAAAGACCCGACTTGGGAATTCATCCGCGAAGCCGCCGCCGCCATGACCGATCGTGAAAACGACATCAACGGCATCTGCCTGCGCGGCAAGGCCGGTTGGGGTGAAGGCGGCGCGCTGATCACGGCGATGTCCAACTCCTTTGGCGCACGCTGGTTCGACGAGGACTGGAACGCCCAGTTCGACACCGAGGCTTGGGCCAACACGATCAACTTCTACAAAGACCTGATGGATGAGAGCGGCCCTGCGGGCTACGCCTCTAACGGTTTCAACGAAAACCTGTCGCTGTTCCAACAGGGCAAATGCGGCATGTGGATCGACGCCACAGTGGCGGCGTCCTTCGTGACCAATGCCGATGATTCCACCGTGGCCGACCAGGTTGGTTTCGCGCTGGCACCGGACACAGGTCTTGGCAAACGTTCCAACTGGCTCTGGGCATGGGCGCTGGCGATCCCGGCGGGCACTCAGAAAGAAGATGCCGCGAAAGAGTTCATCGAATGGGCCACCTCGAAAGACTACATTGAGCTGGTTGCCGAGAACGAAGGTTGGGCCAACGTTCCTCCCGGCGCGCGTAAGTCGCTCTATGAGAACCCTGAGTACCAAAAAGTGCCTTTCGCACAGATGACGCTCGACTCGATCCTGTCGGCTGATCCTGAGAACTCCACCGTTGATCCGACGCCTTACGTCGGCGTTCAGTTCGCCGCGATCCCAGAGTTTGCAGGCATCGCGACCGACGTGAGCCAAGAGTTCTCTGCCGCCTATGCCGGTCAGCAGACCGTCGAAGAGGCACTTGAGAAGGCACAGGACCTGACCAACGACGCAATGGAAGCTGCTGGCTACCGCTAA
- a CDS encoding LacI family DNA-binding transcriptional regulator, whose protein sequence is MGRQKIRNMEEFAAVSGISRPTLSKYFNDADSVRRSTRERIEVALSQYDYRPNVYAVNQNRRKTRNIGVVVPNLADPFFSEIGREVELACLAAGYSPILLSSHGKPAQERANLDSLRALKPAGVLLAPFGKASDRGAIERFCKDVPVVTFDANVEGVCEAFAGTDNFQSVELIVEYLCRSGEPPCFFEMKTPSNPNANKRRQAYLEAMERHGFAPHIHQVPGEGWNFEEIGATEGGKLISARAFETDTVLCSNDRLAIGMLSAAYELGVRVGHGKDCAMRIAGQDDHPFSRYTCPPLTTIAQDYGAIANRAASTLFRIIESETRLTEREETLFDGKLVMRASA, encoded by the coding sequence ATGGGCCGGCAAAAGATCCGCAATATGGAAGAGTTCGCCGCCGTCAGTGGCATCTCTCGGCCTACGCTGTCGAAATACTTCAACGATGCCGACAGCGTGCGTCGCTCTACTCGGGAGCGGATCGAGGTGGCGCTGAGCCAGTATGATTACCGCCCCAACGTTTACGCTGTGAACCAGAACCGCCGCAAAACCCGAAACATCGGCGTCGTGGTGCCCAACCTCGCTGACCCGTTTTTTTCAGAGATTGGCCGTGAGGTGGAACTGGCCTGTCTGGCGGCAGGGTATAGCCCTATCCTGCTCAGTTCACACGGCAAGCCAGCACAGGAGCGGGCCAATCTCGACTCGCTTCGGGCGCTCAAACCGGCGGGCGTGCTGTTGGCCCCATTTGGCAAAGCCTCGGACCGGGGGGCGATCGAGCGCTTTTGCAAAGATGTGCCAGTGGTGACCTTTGACGCGAATGTCGAAGGCGTGTGTGAGGCCTTTGCGGGTACGGATAACTTTCAAAGCGTGGAACTGATCGTCGAATACCTCTGCCGCAGTGGCGAACCGCCTTGTTTCTTTGAGATGAAGACCCCCAGCAACCCGAACGCCAACAAGCGCCGCCAAGCCTATCTTGAGGCAATGGAACGTCACGGTTTTGCCCCGCATATCCATCAGGTGCCGGGCGAGGGATGGAATTTTGAAGAGATCGGCGCGACCGAAGGCGGAAAGCTGATTTCGGCGAGAGCGTTCGAGACGGATACGGTGCTGTGCTCTAACGACCGTCTGGCGATTGGGATGCTGTCAGCCGCCTATGAGCTAGGGGTGCGGGTCGGTCACGGCAAAGATTGCGCCATGCGGATCGCGGGGCAGGATGACCACCCATTCTCGCGCTACACCTGCCCGCCTCTGACCACCATCGCGCAGGATTACGGCGCTATCGCGAATCGCGCGGCAAGCACGTTGTTCCGCATTATTGAAAGCGAAACCCGCCTGACCGAGCGCGAAGAAACGCTGTTTGATGGCAAATTGGTGATGCGCGCCTCGGCGTAA
- the zwf gene encoding glucose-6-phosphate dehydrogenase: MVSRVIPVDPFDLVIFGATGDLARRKILPGLFHRFTVGQMPEGARIVGAARSELDADSFRKMIRDSLLEFAPKLAQESAALELFLGMVHYVRVDASGDAGWAGLKDLMRDDVVRAFYLSVSPSLFGTIGGKLHDHGIATRDSRIVVEKPFGHDLETAQALNADLRANFDESQIYRIDHYLGKETVQNLMALRFANALWEPLWNSTHIDHVQITVSESLGVEGRGEYYDKSGAMRDMVQNHLMQLLCLTAMEPPSRFDPNAVRDEKVKVIEALEPVAQKDIARGQYRAAQGEGSYRDHAGDPDSRTESFVAMKVKIANWRWAGTPFYLRTGKKLRGRSSEIAVIFRDPPHMIFPAMEGHKGNALIIRLQPDEGITLRNTIKDPGPGGMRLAEVSLDMTFADALGEQATPQDAYERLIMDVIRGDQTLFMRGDEVEAAWAWADPIIHGWEETRQPPYPYDPGSSGPEEALMLMHRDGRRWREITRKDDQ; this comes from the coding sequence ATGGTATCGCGCGTAATCCCCGTTGATCCTTTCGACCTCGTTATTTTCGGCGCGACCGGCGATCTTGCTCGGCGCAAGATCCTGCCCGGGCTGTTCCACCGTTTCACCGTCGGCCAGATGCCCGAAGGCGCACGGATCGTCGGCGCGGCCCGCTCCGAGCTTGATGCGGACAGTTTCCGCAAGATGATCCGCGACAGCCTTTTGGAGTTTGCCCCCAAGCTCGCGCAAGAAAGCGCCGCCTTGGAGCTGTTCCTTGGCATGGTGCATTACGTGCGCGTGGATGCGTCGGGCGATGCGGGCTGGGCGGGCCTGAAAGACCTGATGCGCGACGATGTTGTGCGGGCCTTCTATCTCTCGGTCTCGCCCTCCCTATTCGGCACGATCGGCGGCAAGCTGCATGACCACGGTATCGCCACCCGCGACAGCCGGATCGTTGTCGAAAAGCCCTTTGGCCATGATCTGGAAACCGCGCAGGCGTTGAACGCCGATCTGCGGGCCAATTTCGATGAGAGCCAAATTTACCGCATCGACCACTATCTCGGCAAAGAAACGGTGCAGAACCTCATGGCGCTGCGTTTCGCCAATGCGCTATGGGAGCCGCTGTGGAATTCCACCCATATCGATCATGTGCAGATTACGGTTTCCGAGAGCCTCGGCGTCGAAGGGCGGGGGGAGTACTACGATAAATCGGGTGCCATGCGCGACATGGTGCAGAACCACCTGATGCAGCTTTTGTGTCTCACGGCGATGGAGCCGCCCTCGCGTTTTGACCCCAATGCGGTGCGTGATGAAAAGGTTAAGGTGATCGAGGCGCTGGAGCCTGTGGCGCAGAAGGACATCGCCCGCGGCCAGTACCGCGCCGCGCAGGGCGAGGGCAGCTATCGCGATCATGCGGGCGATCCCGACAGCCGCACCGAAAGCTTCGTCGCCATGAAGGTCAAAATCGCCAATTGGCGGTGGGCGGGCACGCCCTTCTATCTGCGCACGGGCAAAAAGCTGCGCGGGCGCAGTTCCGAGATTGCGGTGATCTTCCGCGACCCGCCGCATATGATCTTCCCGGCAATGGAGGGCCATAAAGGCAACGCCCTGATCATTCGCCTGCAGCCGGACGAAGGCATCACCCTGCGCAACACGATCAAAGACCCCGGCCCCGGCGGCATGCGCTTGGCCGAAGTGTCGCTGGATATGACCTTTGCTGACGCCTTGGGCGAACAGGCCACTCCGCAAGACGCCTATGAGCGGCTGATCATGGATGTGATCCGCGGCGATCAGACCCTGTTCATGCGCGGGGACGAGGTCGAAGCCGCTTGGGCTTGGGCCGACCCGATCATTCACGGCTGGGAAGAGACCCGGCAACCTCCGTACCCCTATGACCCCGGCAGCTCAGGCCCCGAAGAGGCGCTGATGCTGATGCACCGCGACGGCCGCCGCTGGCGCGAGATCACACGAAAGGACGACCAATGA
- the edd gene encoding phosphogluconate dehydratase, giving the protein MTLHSTIDRVTDRIIARSEATRRPYLDRMEAARAKGPARAHLSCSGQAHAYAASGEDKDRLATTSAGNLGIVTTYNDMLSAHQPFERYPDLIREAVRAAGGTAQVAGGVPAMCDGVTQGEAGMELSLFSRDVIALAASVALSHNTFDAAVFLGVCDKIVPGLVIAAQAFGHLPAVFLPAGPMESGLSNDEKAKVRQQFAAGEVGRDALMAAEMAAYHGPGTCTFYGTANTNQMLMEFMGLHLPGASFVPPNGLLRDALTQEGAKRALALSALGNDYTPVASVLDEKAFVNGIVGLNATGGSTNLLIHLIAMARAGGIILDWEDFSDISDITPLLARVYPNGLADVNHFHAAGGLGYMIGELLTSGHLHPDTHTVAGQGLEHYTSEPKLKAEGLVWEKGAGESLNEKILRPASDPFQPTGGLRRMAGSLGTACMKVSAVAPEHHIIEAPARVFADQNEVKAAFKAGELTDDVIVVVRFQGPKANGMPELHSLTPLLSILQGRGQKVALVTDGRMSGASGKVPAAIHVSPEAVDGGPIARVQNGDMLRVDAVAGTLDVLAEGFDERPSVTADLSAYHAGTGRELFAMFRNTVGSATTGATIFGG; this is encoded by the coding sequence ATGACCCTGCATTCCACGATTGACCGCGTCACCGACCGTATCATTGCCCGCAGTGAGGCGACCCGGCGCCCCTACCTCGACCGAATGGAAGCCGCCCGCGCCAAGGGACCAGCCCGCGCGCATTTGTCCTGTAGCGGACAGGCCCATGCCTATGCCGCGTCTGGTGAAGACAAGGACCGACTGGCGACCACTAGCGCAGGCAACCTCGGGATCGTGACCACCTATAACGACATGCTCTCGGCGCATCAGCCGTTTGAGCGTTACCCCGATCTGATCCGCGAGGCCGTGCGCGCGGCGGGCGGCACCGCGCAGGTGGCGGGCGGGGTGCCTGCCATGTGTGACGGGGTGACCCAAGGCGAGGCGGGGATGGAGCTATCGCTGTTTTCGCGCGATGTGATCGCCTTGGCGGCCTCTGTGGCGCTGAGCCACAACACATTCGATGCGGCGGTCTTTCTTGGGGTCTGCGACAAGATCGTGCCGGGGCTGGTGATCGCGGCGCAGGCGTTCGGGCACCTGCCAGCTGTCTTCCTGCCCGCCGGTCCAATGGAGAGCGGCCTGTCGAATGATGAGAAAGCCAAGGTGCGCCAGCAGTTCGCCGCGGGCGAAGTCGGGCGCGACGCGCTGATGGCTGCCGAAATGGCCGCCTATCACGGGCCGGGCACCTGCACCTTTTACGGCACCGCCAACACCAACCAGATGTTGATGGAGTTCATGGGGCTGCACCTGCCGGGGGCCAGTTTCGTGCCGCCGAACGGATTGCTGCGCGATGCGCTGACGCAAGAGGGCGCGAAACGGGCGCTGGCGTTGAGCGCTCTGGGCAATGATTATACCCCCGTCGCCTCGGTTCTGGATGAAAAGGCCTTTGTGAACGGCATCGTCGGGCTCAACGCCACGGGCGGGTCGACCAACCTGCTGATCCACCTCATCGCCATGGCGCGGGCCGGGGGGATCATTCTGGATTGGGAAGATTTCTCAGACATCTCCGACATCACGCCGCTGCTGGCGCGGGTTTACCCCAACGGTCTGGCCGATGTGAACCATTTCCACGCGGCGGGCGGCCTTGGCTATATGATCGGCGAATTGCTGACATCCGGCCATCTGCATCCCGACACCCATACCGTCGCCGGGCAGGGGTTGGAGCATTACACGTCTGAGCCAAAGCTAAAGGCTGAGGGGCTGGTTTGGGAGAAGGGCGCGGGCGAAAGCCTGAACGAGAAGATCCTCCGCCCCGCCAGCGATCCCTTCCAGCCCACCGGCGGGTTGCGGCGCATGGCCGGATCGCTCGGCACAGCCTGTATGAAGGTCTCTGCCGTGGCGCCCGAACACCACATCATTGAGGCTCCGGCGCGGGTGTTTGCGGATCAGAACGAGGTGAAAGCCGCGTTCAAAGCCGGAGAACTGACCGACGATGTGATCGTTGTCGTCCGTTTCCAAGGGCCAAAGGCCAATGGCATGCCTGAATTACACAGCCTCACGCCGCTTTTGTCGATCCTTCAGGGGCGCGGCCAGAAGGTGGCGCTGGTTACTGATGGGCGCATGTCGGGTGCGTCGGGCAAGGTGCCTGCGGCGATCCACGTCAGCCCCGAGGCGGTCGACGGCGGCCCCATCGCGCGGGTGCAGAATGGCGATATGCTGCGGGTTGACGCGGTGGCGGGTACGCTTGACGTGCTGGCCGAAGGGTTTGATGAACGTCCCAGCGTCACCGCCGATCTTTCTGCTTATCATGCCGGGACGGGGCGCGAGTTGTTCGCTATGTTCCGCAATACAGTCGGTTCTGCTACCACCGGCGCAACCATTTTTGGAGGCTGA